Within the Leptospira licerasiae serovar Varillal str. VAR 010 genome, the region AAAGTATCTGGCTCAGTATTCTTATTCCGAAAATCTTCCTTCGGGTATTGTGCCTAGAATTCTCTCCAGAGAATTTGTAAGAAGTTTACCAAACGGATACGCAGGCGGGACCCAAGATTTTTTGGCAAAAAATATCAACCAATTCGATACTGAAATTTTTTATACTTCTCCCGATCTCAGGCAATGGAGATTAGATTTCTCTGCAAACAATCCGAGATCTTTCCGACTGTTATCTTCTTTTCTAAAGGAGAAGGAAAACTGGAAGTATGATGAGATCCAATCCTTCCTAATCTCTCGTCCTGAGATCTTCCGTTCAGCTCCAAGCTACTACGAAGTTGAGTTGTACAGAGGCTGCGAATACGAATGTAATTTTTGCCCTAGACAAAATCTAAAACCGGAGAATGATAATATAATTTTAGATCCTCAAGTTTTAGATAAACTTTTGTCTCAGGCGGAGAACCTTGGACTTCCTTATAACGTATGTTTTGGCGGATTAGGAGAACCTACTCTACATCCAAACTTTCCTGAACTTGTTCAAAAAACTCTCGCTTTCGCAAATCTAAAAGAACTGTTCATTGAATCCGCTTTATATTCGGATCTCTCCGGATTCATCAAATTGCTTTCTTCATTAAAAGAAGAGGAAAAGAATAAGATCAGCTTGATCGTAAACCTGACCACAAGAGATAAAAAGGCTTATTCCGAACTTTATGGAAGGGACAATCTGGCAAAAGTTTTACAAAACCTATCCGCAGTCTCTCAGGTTTTACCTAAGTCCTCCATTCATTTGCAGTTCCTGAAAATCAGGGAAGTCGATGCAGAGTTGGATTCTTGGTACGAACAAGCCCAAAAAGAAGGATACGAAATTATTTTACAAAAATATAATTCTTATTCGGATACTCTTCCTCAACGCAGAGCCTCGGACCTTACACCTTTAGGTAGAGACTTTTGCTGGCATATTTCCAGAGATCTATATTTGAACGCGGACGGAGAAGTTTCCATCTGCAAACAAACCCCTGGCTCTAAAAAACATTCTATCGGAAATATAAACAAGGAATCCCTGGAACAAATCTGGGCTAAAGGAAATCCGTTTTTCACTTCTTCCGCGAAAGGAGCGCACGGATCAATCCCTGCCCCTTGTATTTCCTGCGATGAGTGGTATACATTCAACGCCTAAACCTGAGATCCGATCCTTATTCGCTTTTATACAAGCGAGGACCGGGTCCACAAGATTCCCTAAAAAAGTAATCCGTCCTATCCCTTTCGATTCGGATAAAACTATCTTGGATCATATCCATGATCGGATCTTAAAGATCTTACCGAATTCCAGGATCGTTTATTTGATCCCGGAAGGAGATTCGGAACTAGTATCTTTTTTGGAAAAGAAGGATATGAACCATTTCTCCGGGCCTTTGGAAGATGTTCGCCAAAGATACATTCTTGCCGCAGAAAAATATAAAGCGGATGCAATTCTAAGACTGACCGGAGACAATCCGTTTTATGATGTAACCCATTTAGATCTACTCATCCAAACATTTATAGAATCGGATTCGGATCTAGCATACTTCAAAGGATTACCCCTCGGAACAGGAGGAGAAGTTTTCAGAACTTCTGCACTTTTAGATCTTTCCGACTCACAACAAGAAGAAAGACATAAAGAACATGTTAGCATTCATATCAAAGAAGATCCGAATCGATACAAAATCACAGCAATCCCAAGCCTACTAACTAAAGAAGAAGGATCCAGATTAGCAAATTTCAGACTGACCGTGGACACTCCTGAGGATTTTGAAACGATCTCAGAGTTAATTTCTCGGAAATCTTTTGAAATCATCGGCAATTTTAATACAAAAGAATTTCTAGAATGGGAAAAGGAAGAGCCTTCTCTTTTTCGGAAAAATCTGGATGTTCCTCAGGTAAAATTTAGTCTACCTTCTCCGAACCAAACGACCAAAGGAAAAATTGGAGTATTGGTCGCTCCCGCAAAAGAATTCGGTTCCGGACATTTCTCTAGAACTTCCCTTTTGTATTCCTTTTTACCATACAGAGGCTGGGAACCCGAATGGATCTCGTCTTTCCCAAAAGACGGAGAATATAATATTCTTCTAATAGACCATAGGGATATCGAAATACCGGTCTCTTACAAAAAAACAAAAGTTTTACTATTGGACCATTTTGGAGAAGATCGAAAAAAATACGATTTTTGGGACCTTCTCCCTCATCCTCAAAATGATCCAAACTTCGACTGGGAACAGATCTTAATTCCTCCGAATCTGATCTCAACAGCTATAAGTGAGAAAAAGAATCCAACAAAAGATTACGGGATCTTTTGTTACGCAGGAAGCTTAGGAAAAGAAGAATCCGAAAATCTGGATCAATTCCTAATTCGAAATTCTTCTAAAAAGAAAATCCGGATCGGAGGAACTCCTCCAAAAAGTAAAGAGATCGAATATTTTCCCAGACTTTCACGAGTTCAGTATCTGCAAAAACTACGATCTTCCGAAAAGTTCTTAGGATATTTTGGCCAAAGCTTATTCGAGGCTTTGTATTTAAAAATACCTTGCGCTACTTTTTCTATTTCTCCGATCCATCGAGAACTTTCTAATATTTTAGAAAGATATAATGTTTCTTTTACGGATCTGAACGGAGAGACAAAGTTCTCTTTGGGAACAAAAACAGTCGGAGAAAATGGATATAAACTTCTTTTAGATAAGATAGATTCTTTATAAAGGCCCAAAACCCTCCGCGACTTTGCGCCTCTGCGTGAGATCAAAAATCATTAAATTAACGCGCAGAGACGCGAAGCCGCAAAGAAAGTACGATATTAAATTTAGTAACCGCGAGGGATCAAACCGGGGTCATAAAAATCGCGAATGCGATTTTTTGACCGAAGGTGAGAGCCCGGTCCGAAGGACGCGGCCAAGCACAACTAACGTGCCTGCCTATGGGCACTGCGATTTGTAGAATCTGGATTCTACGTTCCGCCGACTTAAAACCGCGCTTCTTCTATGAGTCGACCGACCGTCGGATTTTCCGCCAGAAAGTCAGGAAACATTTTTCATTTTATTTGTTTCCTTTGTTGATTTTTTAGAGCGTTGTTATGAAATATGTTTGACCGACGCATAGTCGGATGTATTGTCAAAACCGACTAACGGTCTATACCGACCGTCGGTTTAGCAGGAGGAACCACCATGATCCCAGCGAAAATCTCCACAAAAGAAAGAATTCTCAACGAATCCAGACGGCTATTCTTCGAAAAAGGATACGAAACCACTTCTATTCAGGACATTCTATCCGCATTAGATATAGCTAAAGGAACCTTTTATCACCATTTTCAATCCAAAGAAGAACTTTTAGAAGAAATCGCAGTGCAATTCGCGAAAGAAGCACATGCGGCTATGCAATCAGAAATTGGAGATTTGGGATCAGAAGGCACCGGCCTGGATAAACTCCGCAAAGCACTCATTGTTGCAAGAAACTGGAAAAAGGGTAAATCGGAAGAAGTTCGCTTCCTTCTCGAATCCCTTTTCTCTGCCAGCAATCTTCAATTGAGAGATAAGATCAGACGCAAATCCGTAGACTTAAGTTTTCCGTTATTTGCTTCTTTAATCGTAGAAGGCCAGCAGGACGGATCACTCGAAAGTGC harbors:
- a CDS encoding spiro-SPASM protein; this translates as MKFPPQAVVFYLKEDLITVKGNVDQANQLLYLELTLKKLSSVLKGIPVYSNRKIGSADESKKTSNQLEYSDFIIIESGSEAEFFSKICDRLPDSRTGDPEWDETCFLVFDGFAPMLDPALTEELVLRHEKYLAQYSYSENLPSGIVPRILSREFVRSLPNGYAGGTQDFLAKNINQFDTEIFYTSPDLRQWRLDFSANNPRSFRLLSSFLKEKENWKYDEIQSFLISRPEIFRSAPSYYEVELYRGCEYECNFCPRQNLKPENDNIILDPQVLDKLLSQAENLGLPYNVCFGGLGEPTLHPNFPELVQKTLAFANLKELFIESALYSDLSGFIKLLSSLKEEEKNKISLIVNLTTRDKKAYSELYGRDNLAKVLQNLSAVSQVLPKSSIHLQFLKIREVDAELDSWYEQAQKEGYEIILQKYNSYSDTLPQRRASDLTPLGRDFCWHISRDLYLNADGEVSICKQTPGSKKHSIGNINKESLEQIWAKGNPFFTSSAKGAHGSIPAPCISCDEWYTFNA
- a CDS encoding cytidylyltransferase domain-containing protein produces the protein MSGIHSTPKPEIRSLFAFIQARTGSTRFPKKVIRPIPFDSDKTILDHIHDRILKILPNSRIVYLIPEGDSELVSFLEKKDMNHFSGPLEDVRQRYILAAEKYKADAILRLTGDNPFYDVTHLDLLIQTFIESDSDLAYFKGLPLGTGGEVFRTSALLDLSDSQQEERHKEHVSIHIKEDPNRYKITAIPSLLTKEEGSRLANFRLTVDTPEDFETISELISRKSFEIIGNFNTKEFLEWEKEEPSLFRKNLDVPQVKFSLPSPNQTTKGKIGVLVAPAKEFGSGHFSRTSLLYSFLPYRGWEPEWISSFPKDGEYNILLIDHRDIEIPVSYKKTKVLLLDHFGEDRKKYDFWDLLPHPQNDPNFDWEQILIPPNLISTAISEKKNPTKDYGIFCYAGSLGKEESENLDQFLIRNSSKKKIRIGGTPPKSKEIEYFPRLSRVQYLQKLRSSEKFLGYFGQSLFEALYLKIPCATFSISPIHRELSNILERYNVSFTDLNGETKFSLGTKTVGENGYKLLLDKIDSL
- a CDS encoding TetR/AcrR family transcriptional regulator, with the translated sequence MIPAKISTKERILNESRRLFFEKGYETTSIQDILSALDIAKGTFYHHFQSKEELLEEIAVQFAKEAHAAMQSEIGDLGSEGTGLDKLRKALIVARNWKKGKSEEVRFLLESLFSASNLQLRDKIRRKSVDLSFPLFASLIVEGQQDGSLESALRADHLTSIIFDLSDALGEKVAFYLLGRSKDSEADIYDLMLSYHKTIEDLLGCPEGGLDYFSREDWSELAQLFKGGAVSTPSLEPLPLVANAG